The nucleotide window CGTCGTAGGCGTTCTGGTCGGCCCAGGCCCGGCGCGGGTTCAGGACCTCGGTGGGCACGCCCGGCACCTCGGCCGGAATCTCCAGGTCGAAAAAGGGTTCCTTCTCGGAGGCCACGCCGTCCAGTTCGCCGTTGAGTGCCGCGTTCAACAGGGCGCGCGTGTGCCGGATACTCATGCGCGTGCCCTCGCCGTACATGCCGCCGGTCCAGCCGGTGTTGACCAGCCACACCTTCGCGCCGCTCTCCTGCACCTTGCTCGCCAGCAGCCGGGCGTATTCGCCGGGGTGCCGGGGCATGAACGGCGCGCCGAAGCAGGTCGAGAAGGTCGGCTGGGGCTCGGTGACGCCCTGCTCGGTGCCGGGAATCTTGGCCGTGAAACCGCTGAGGAAAAAGTACATGGCCTGTTCGGGGGTCAGGCGCGAGATGGGCGGCAGCACCCCGAAGGCGTCGGCGGTCAGGAACACCACGTTGCTGGGGTGCCCGGCCATACCGCCCGGCTGGATGTTCGGAATCTGCTCGATGGGGTAGGCGCTGCGGGTGTTCTCGGTGAGGCTGCCGTCGCTCAGGTCCGGCACGTTGTCCTCGCCCAGTACCACGTTTTCCAGCACGGTCCCGAAGGTGTGGGTCGTGCGGAAGATGGCCGGCTCGGCCTCGGGGTTCAGGCCGATGACCTTGGCGTAGCAGCCGCCCTCGAAGTTGAAGATGCCGTGGTCGGTCCAGCCGTGCTCGTCGTCCCCGATGAGTTTCCTGGCCGGGTCGGCCGACAGGGTGGTCTTGCCGGTGCCCGACAGTCCGAAGAACAGCGCCACGTCGCCGCCCTCACCCACGTTGGCCGAGCAGTGCATGGGCATGACGCCCGACTCGGGCAGCAGGAAGTTGAGCACGCCGAAGATGCCCTTCTTGTTCTCGCCCGCGTACTGCGTACCGCCCACCAGGATCATCCTGCGGGTGAAGTTCACCACGATGAAGGTGTCGCTGCGCACCCCGTCCGTCTCCGGGTCGGCCTTGAAACTCGGAATGTTCAGGACCGTCCAGTCGGCGCGGAAGTGCTGGCGCTCCTCGGGGGTCGGGCGCACGAACATGTTGTGCACGAACAGCGAGTGGTAGGCCATCTCCTGCACGAACCGCACGCCCAGACGGTGTTCGGGGTCGGCGCCCGCGAACAGCTCCTGCACGAACAGCTCGCGGCCCTCCGCGTGCTCCAGCATTTTGCCGAGCAGGCCGTCGAACACGGCCGGCGTGGTGGGCGTGTTGAAGCCGCCCCACCACACCGCGCCGCGCGTCAGGTCGTCCTCGACGATGAAGCGGTCCTTGGGGCTGCGCCCGGTCTTGTCCGTCCGGACGGCCAGCGGCCCCCCGGCGGCGATCTCCCCCTCGCCCAGGCGCAGGGCATGGGCGTACAGCTCGGGCACGCTGGGGTTGAGATGAACGCGGGCATGGCCCAGGCCCAGGTCGGCCAGGGCGGCGGGAGCGGCAATCAGCGAGGCGGTGGTCATGAGGGTTCCTCCGGTCTGGACTTCGCTTGAATCTCGAATGAATTTGTGTATGTGCTGTCTCTGAAATGTTGCTTGGGGAACCGGTTCCAAGACAACCTTTTGGGTGTTACCGCTCTGGAGACATCACCCCGGGTGTCCGGCGATGCCGACCCACAGGGCCGCCGGATATGGCGCAGTTGTGTTCAGGCCTGAACAGATGGGGCGGTGGGCCTCAGTCGCCCCCGAGAAAGCGGGCCGTCTCGCGGTGCAGCAGCTCGGCCGACTTGAGCGAGTCGAAGGTGTGCCCCGCGCCTGGAATGCCCACGGCCTCGCAGCGCAGCGCCGCCGCGTAGCGCACGCCCCACTCGGGCGGACAGGTCTGGTCGGCGTCCCCGTGAAAGACTCTCGCTTCGCCGCCCCAGGCCGCCGCCGCCTCCAGCGGGCGCAGGCGCACGACCTCCTGCAAAAAGGCCCGGCCCAGGGGCCAGCCGCCGTAATCGCTGACGACCGGCGGCAAAAAGCCCCCGCGGAGCATCGGCAGCCACAGCTCGGGCAGGGCGGGCGCCCACAGCGCGAGACGGTGGGGCCGCACCGTGGCGGCCGCGAGCGCCCCCACCATGCCGCCCATGCTGAAGCCCAGCAGCATGACCCGTTCGGGATCGAGACCCGGCTGGTGGCGCAGGTACGCCGCCGCCGCTGCCGCGTCCTCGACCTCGCGTGAGACGGTCATCTCAGCGAAGTCTCCCTGCGACTCGCCGCTGCCCCGGAAGTCGAAACGCAGCGCCGCGACGCCGCGCCCGGCGAGGTGGCGCGCGAGCAGCACGAAACTCCGGTGGCTCTCGAACCGGTTGCCAGTGAAGCCGTGCAGCATGACTACGCTGGGCCAGCCCGCCGCCGGGGCCTGGCCGTCCGGGGTATGCAGCATCCCGTAGAGCCGCTGGCCGTCCACGCTGAACTGGGCAAAACTTTCCATGACCCGGATTGTGGCAGACCGGGCGCGGCGCCTCGCCGGACCTTCAGAGCGGATGTACCGCGCCAGGCGGGCGGGGGCGGGTGTACGTGACCGTTTCCGAGGCGCCCGCGCCACGTTAACCCGGCGCCGGGGCACCGTCCTCCTCCGGGCGGCCCAGAGTGCTCAGAACCGCGCGGTTGCGGCCCTGATTCTTGGCGGCGTACAGCGCCGTGTCGGCACGCACCGTGAGGCGACCCAGGTCGTCGCCGGGCTGCGCTCCCGCCACTCCCAGGCTGACCGTCACCTCTCCGACCTCCGGGTGGGGCGTGGCGTGCAGCCCGGCGCGCAGGCGCTCGGCCACTGTCCAGGCGTCTACGGGCGACGTGCCGGGCAGCACCAGCAGGAATTCCTCGCCGCCCCAGCGCCCCAGCACGTCGCCCGCGCGCAATCCCGTACTCAGGTGCCGCGCGGCCCAGATGAGCACGGCATCGCCGGTGGGGTGCCCGTAGCGGTCGTTGACCCGCTTGAAATGGTCGATGTCCAGCAGGACCACGCTGCACGGGCCTGCTGCGGCCAGCGCCGTCTCGATGTGGCCGTACAGCGCGCGGCGGTTGGGCAGGCCGGTCAGGGGGTCGGTGTGCGCCTGGGTTTCGAGGAGCAGACGCCGGGTGTACTCCTGCGTGAAGCGCTCCCGGTACCACGCCAGGGCGTAGAGCAGCAGCAAGAGGGGCAGCGCCGACAGGTGGACGCGCAGCAGGTCCAGCCCGCCGCGCGCCAGTCCGCCCAGGCCCAGGGTCAGGGCTGTGCCCAGGGCGTAGGTGCCGAAGCTCAGGGCCGCCGCCCTCAGGGGCAGGGCGAGGTAGGCCAGCATGGAGACGGCCAGCAAAAACCCCCAGTTGCTCGCGGTCAGCAGCAGTTGCGCCGGTCCCGACTCCTCGGCGCCCAGCACGAACTGCGTCAGGATCACGGCCGCGTTGCACACGATCACGACTCGTTCGGCCCACGGCAGCGCTCCGCCGCGCAGCAGCCACACCAGCCCCCACACCGCCATGACGCCCAGCCCGCCGTAGACGCCCAGCGTGGTCATGTCGGGCCGCGGCTGCGCGAGGGTCAGGCCGCCGAGAATCAGGAGGACCAGCAGGCCCAGCCCCATGCTGAGGACATACACCCGCCGCCGCAGCCCCTCCATGATCCGGATGGGGTCGGCGGGGGGCGGGGGCGGCGCGGAAAGGGCCCGGCGGCGCTCCATCGGGGCGTTCATGCCCGTAGTGTAGGCCGCCCCGTGGGCGCTGTTCGGGACCGGCGGCGGCGGCCTGCGCTCAGGGGGTCAGGCGGTGACGGTCCCGCGGGAAGGCGCGGGCGTAGCGCACGTTGGCGATGCCCAGCAGGCGGGCGGTGAGGCGCTCGGCCCCGATGGCGAAGCCGCCGTGCGGGGGCATGCCGTACTTGAAGACCTCGGTGTAGCCAGCGAGCGACTCGGGACTGAGTTTGTACGCGGCGATGGACTCCATGAGCATGGCGTGGTCGTGGATGCGCTGCCCGCCCGAGGTGATCTCGATGCCCCGGAACAGCAGGTCGAAGCCGCGCGTGATCTCGCCGCTGAGGCTGCCGTCGGCGTTGATCTCGGGGTGGGCATAGAAGGGCCGCGCCGCGCGGGGGTACTTCGTCACGAACACGAAGTCGCTGCCCTCGGTTTCGGCGTAGTGCCCCGAGAGCAGCCGCTCGGCCTCGGGGTCCAGGTCCTTGCCGCCGACCGCGTGGCCGTATTTCTCGGTCACGAGCTTGCGGGCGTCGAGGAGTGGAATGCGCGGGATGTGCGCGGGCACCTCGGGAATGGTCGCCCCCAGCAGCGCGAACTCGGCCGCCGCGCGCTCCCGCAGCCGCTCCATGATGGCCGCGAGCAGGCGGTTTTCGAGCGCCATCACGTCTTCCTCGTCCTCGATGAAGCCCATCTCCACGTCTAGGGAGAGGTACTCGTTGAGGTGGCGGCTCGTGGCGTGCTCCTCGGCGCGGTACACCGGGGCCACCTCGAAGACGCGCTCGAAGACGCCCACCATGATCTGCTTGTAGAGCTGCGGGCTCTGCGCGAGGTACGCCGCCTGCCCGAAGTAGTCGATGGGAAAGAGGTTGGCGCCGCCCTCGGCCCCGGCCGAGACGATCTTGGGCGTGCTGATCTCGGTGAAGCCCTCGGTGCCCAGGTGGTCGCGGAAGGCCGAGACGAGTTCAGCCTGGACCTTGAGCGCCGCGCGCTCGCGCAGGCCACGCACCGTCACCACGCGGTAGTCCAGCATGGTCTCGGGGTTCACGTTCCATTCCATCTTGGGAATCTCGACCGGGGCGGCCTCGACCGCCGCCGAGATCACCCGGAAGCTCTCGACGCCGACCTCGTAGCCGCCCGGCGCCTTGGGGTGGGCCTTGACCCGGCCCACGACCTCCACGCTGCTCTCGGGCAGGGGCAGGCTCAGGCCCGAGCCGACGCACTGCGTGATGCCCGATACGTCGCGTAGCACCAGAAACTGCACGCCCCCCAGGTCGCGGCGGGCGTGGATGAAGCCCTGGAGCCGGACGGTCTGGCCGTCGTGTCGGGGCAGGTCGCGGGTCAGGGTACGGGGCAGGGGGGGCGTTGCGGGGGTCATGGGTGTCTCCTTGGGGGTGGGGCGAGCAAAAACCCCCGACTCCGTGTAGGGGTCGGGGGCGCGGCGCACGGAAGAGCGTCCCCTAGCGGGGATCGTCATTCACGTTGTTCAGGGCCGCAGGCATAGGCCGGAGTGTAGTCCCGGCACACTCACGGGGTCAATGCCGGAAACTAGGCAGGAAGGTCGCCCGGCTCCTGCGCCGCTCCCCGCCCGGCGCCGCCCACCTTCCGGCCTGCCCCACCCGTTCCGGCCTGCCGGAACCGCCGACCTCCTCTATGCTCGGGCCATGTCTCCTTCTTCTCTTCTCGCTCCCGAACTGCAGGCCGCGACGCGGCTGGCGCTGGAGGCGGGCCAGTTGCTGCTCGACCACCTGCGCCGGGGGCTCAGCGTCGAGCACAAGACCTCCGCCGACGACCCCGTGACTGCCGCCGACCGCGAGGCCTCCGCCCTCATCATGGCGGGGCTGCACGCCGCCTTTCCGGAGGACGCCCTGCTCAGTGAGGAGGAGACCGACGACGCCCGGCGCCTGGAGCACCGGCGGGTCTGGATCGTGGACCCCATTGACGGCACGAAGGAATTCACGACCGCCAGCCCCGACTTCGCCGTGAGCATCGGCCTGGCGATCGGCGGCGAGGCGGTGCTGGGCGTGGTGTACGCGCCCGCGACGGACGAACTCTTCGCCGGGGCCGTGGGCGCGGGCGTGACCCGGAACGGCGAGCCCGCCGGCTTCAGCACGCGGCCGGAGTACGTCGTGAGCGTTTCCGACACCGAGTACCGCCGCGAACTGCACCTGCACGACCTCCCCGGTCTGGCCCCCAGCGGCAGCATCGCCCTGAAGCTCGCGCGCATCGCGGCGGGCGAGGCCGACGTGACCTTCACCATGAGCCCGCGCAGCGAGTGGGACATCTGCGCCGGAGACGCCCTGGTGCGCGCCTCGGGCGGGCTGCTGCGGCGGCGTGACGGCCGCCCCATCCGGTACAACAGCCCCCACCCCAGCCTGGAACAGGGCATCGTCGGGGGTCGCCCGGAGGCGGTCGCGTGGCTGGAGGGCGAACTCGCGGCGCGCGGCCTGCCCACCGCGCACCTGGGCCTGACCCCGGCCGACCCTGCCTGGGCCGTGCTCACCCCCGCCGATCAGGCGGCGCTGACCGGCCAGAGCGGCGTCTCGGTGCGGCACGCGGGGGGCCGGGCACTCGCGCTGCTCGTCGTGGACCCGGCGACCCGGGAGGTCCGG belongs to Deinococcus sp. Leaf326 and includes:
- a CDS encoding S9 family peptidase, which codes for MESFAQFSVDGQRLYGMLHTPDGQAPAAGWPSVVMLHGFTGNRFESHRSFVLLARHLAGRGVAALRFDFRGSGESQGDFAEMTVSREVEDAAAAAAYLRHQPGLDPERVMLLGFSMGGMVGALAAATVRPHRLALWAPALPELWLPMLRGGFLPPVVSDYGGWPLGRAFLQEVVRLRPLEAAAAWGGEARVFHGDADQTCPPEWGVRYAAALRCEAVGIPGAGHTFDSLKSAELLHRETARFLGGD
- a CDS encoding 3'(2'),5'-bisphosphate nucleotidase CysQ → MSPSSLLAPELQAATRLALEAGQLLLDHLRRGLSVEHKTSADDPVTAADREASALIMAGLHAAFPEDALLSEEETDDARRLEHRRVWIVDPIDGTKEFTTASPDFAVSIGLAIGGEAVLGVVYAPATDELFAGAVGAGVTRNGEPAGFSTRPEYVVSVSDTEYRRELHLHDLPGLAPSGSIALKLARIAAGEADVTFTMSPRSEWDICAGDALVRASGGLLRRRDGRPIRYNSPHPSLEQGIVGGRPEAVAWLEGELAARGLPTAHLGLTPADPAWAVLTPADQAALTGQSGVSVRHAGGRALALLVVDPATREVRRASGDPFHLERLTRDVTRALGPLAPAAQP
- a CDS encoding diguanylate cyclase, with the translated sequence MNAPMERRRALSAPPPPPADPIRIMEGLRRRVYVLSMGLGLLVLLILGGLTLAQPRPDMTTLGVYGGLGVMAVWGLVWLLRGGALPWAERVVIVCNAAVILTQFVLGAEESGPAQLLLTASNWGFLLAVSMLAYLALPLRAAALSFGTYALGTALTLGLGGLARGGLDLLRVHLSALPLLLLLYALAWYRERFTQEYTRRLLLETQAHTDPLTGLPNRRALYGHIETALAAAGPCSVVLLDIDHFKRVNDRYGHPTGDAVLIWAARHLSTGLRAGDVLGRWGGEEFLLVLPGTSPVDAWTVAERLRAGLHATPHPEVGEVTVSLGVAGAQPGDDLGRLTVRADTALYAAKNQGRNRAVLSTLGRPEEDGAPAPG
- the pckA gene encoding phosphoenolpyruvate carboxykinase (ATP), which codes for MTTASLIAAPAALADLGLGHARVHLNPSVPELYAHALRLGEGEIAAGGPLAVRTDKTGRSPKDRFIVEDDLTRGAVWWGGFNTPTTPAVFDGLLGKMLEHAEGRELFVQELFAGADPEHRLGVRFVQEMAYHSLFVHNMFVRPTPEERQHFRADWTVLNIPSFKADPETDGVRSDTFIVVNFTRRMILVGGTQYAGENKKGIFGVLNFLLPESGVMPMHCSANVGEGGDVALFFGLSGTGKTTLSADPARKLIGDDEHGWTDHGIFNFEGGCYAKVIGLNPEAEPAIFRTTHTFGTVLENVVLGEDNVPDLSDGSLTENTRSAYPIEQIPNIQPGGMAGHPSNVVFLTADAFGVLPPISRLTPEQAMYFFLSGFTAKIPGTEQGVTEPQPTFSTCFGAPFMPRHPGEYARLLASKVQESGAKVWLVNTGWTGGMYGEGTRMSIRHTRALLNAALNGELDGVASEKEPFFDLEIPAEVPGVPTEVLNPRRAWADQNAYDETARKLARMFRENFVRFEGGVDAAVTAAMPDPDAKA
- the aspS gene encoding aspartate--tRNA(Asn) ligase; this translates as MTPATPPLPRTLTRDLPRHDGQTVRLQGFIHARRDLGGVQFLVLRDVSGITQCVGSGLSLPLPESSVEVVGRVKAHPKAPGGYEVGVESFRVISAAVEAAPVEIPKMEWNVNPETMLDYRVVTVRGLRERAALKVQAELVSAFRDHLGTEGFTEISTPKIVSAGAEGGANLFPIDYFGQAAYLAQSPQLYKQIMVGVFERVFEVAPVYRAEEHATSRHLNEYLSLDVEMGFIEDEEDVMALENRLLAAIMERLRERAAAEFALLGATIPEVPAHIPRIPLLDARKLVTEKYGHAVGGKDLDPEAERLLSGHYAETEGSDFVFVTKYPRAARPFYAHPEINADGSLSGEITRGFDLLFRGIEITSGGQRIHDHAMLMESIAAYKLSPESLAGYTEVFKYGMPPHGGFAIGAERLTARLLGIANVRYARAFPRDRHRLTP